A genome region from Tursiops truncatus isolate mTurTru1 chromosome 15, mTurTru1.mat.Y, whole genome shotgun sequence includes the following:
- the CIMIP1 gene encoding ciliary microtubule inner protein 1: MAEGAGRSKTPGPMAQKPMSRAEAERMNLVAQDEIWTYRLKAENEARQNWATNWGFLTTPLEELIEREEEPATPKPKIELPERFRIRPVTPVEKYIKVLPSPPVPKTTQGFIGWRSGVPGLNKCLEHDHEIRSCKGAYAKELNWPKQGVH; this comes from the exons ATGGCCGAGGGTGCCGGGCGCTCCAAGACCCCAGGCCCCATGGCGCAGAAGCCCATGAGCAGGGCCGAGGCCGAGCGCATGAACCTCGTGGCCCAGGACGAGATCTG GACGTACCGCCTGAAGGCTGAAAACGAGGCACGGCAAAACTGGGCAACGAACTGGGGATTTTTAACGACCCCCCTCGAGGAG CTGATCGAGCGTGAAGAAGAGCCTGCCACCCCAAAGCCCAAAATCGAGCTTCCCGAGCGCTTCCGCATCCGGCCAGTGACCCCAGTGGAGAAATACATCAAG GTGCTCCCATCCCCCCCAGTCCCAAAGACGACCCAGGGCTTCATCGGCTGGAGATCCGGGGTTCCGGGCCTGAACAAGTGTCTGGAGCACGATCATGAGATCAGAAGCTGCAAAGGGGCGTATGCCAAGGAGCTAAACTGGCCGAAGCAAGGTGTCCACTGA